A single genomic interval of Saccharospirillum mangrovi harbors:
- a CDS encoding thiolase family protein: MNRPVYLVAARRTPVAPVGGAFKKLAVTDLAVPVLQAIVADAGLRPTDVEQVILGNALYGGGNPARTVALAAGLDEAIPAFTLDTQCCSGLDAIRLGTQAVAAGQADVVIAGGVESTSRRAIRLHRPTSPNESPIEYERPPFTPWPERDPDMADAAAKVADQCNITLDDQIAWAIHSHQKALAARAELEEECVAVGGLTVDSATRPLTEPLARRTPVIARRHRGEINVAGTALSADAAAACVLVSETVARRLDPALVKLRWIDDASGGGRADCPPEAPVPVARTLLDRLNLSGRDFAAIEWMEAYAAQVIANAQALELPIDRMNRGGGALARGHPIAASGAILAVRAYSQARQSPKGFRALLAIAAAGGLASAAVLATD; this comes from the coding sequence ATGAATCGTCCAGTTTACCTTGTGGCAGCACGGCGTACACCGGTTGCACCGGTGGGCGGTGCATTCAAAAAACTGGCGGTGACCGATCTGGCCGTTCCTGTGTTGCAAGCCATTGTGGCTGACGCTGGACTGAGGCCTACCGACGTCGAACAGGTCATTCTCGGCAATGCGCTGTATGGCGGCGGCAATCCGGCGCGCACCGTCGCGTTGGCGGCGGGTTTGGACGAAGCCATCCCGGCTTTTACGCTGGACACCCAATGTTGCTCGGGTCTGGATGCGATTCGACTTGGCACCCAAGCCGTTGCCGCCGGCCAGGCGGATGTCGTTATCGCTGGTGGCGTGGAAAGCACCAGTCGCCGTGCCATTCGCCTGCACCGGCCGACATCGCCTAATGAATCGCCCATTGAATACGAACGGCCGCCGTTCACGCCCTGGCCGGAGCGGGATCCCGACATGGCTGACGCGGCGGCAAAAGTGGCCGATCAATGCAACATCACCTTGGACGATCAAATCGCCTGGGCGATTCATAGCCACCAAAAAGCCTTGGCTGCACGAGCAGAATTAGAGGAGGAATGCGTCGCTGTCGGGGGTTTAACGGTCGACTCAGCGACCCGACCGCTGACCGAGCCACTGGCCCGACGCACGCCGGTGATTGCCCGACGTCACCGAGGCGAGATCAATGTGGCCGGCACGGCATTGAGCGCCGACGCAGCCGCAGCCTGTGTGCTGGTCAGCGAGACAGTTGCCCGGCGTCTGGACCCGGCACTCGTCAAGTTACGCTGGATCGATGACGCCAGCGGCGGTGGTCGAGCGGATTGCCCGCCCGAAGCGCCGGTGCCGGTCGCCCGTACCCTGCTGGACCGGCTGAACCTGAGCGGTCGAGACTTTGCCGCAATTGAATGGATGGAAGCCTACGCTGCCCAAGTGATCGCCAATGCTCAGGCGCTGGAGTTGCCGATTGATCGGATGAACAGAGGCGGCGGCGCTTTGGCGCGCGGCCACCCCATTGCGGCATCGGGTGCCATCCTGGCCGTCCGGGCCTATTCGCAGGCCCGGCAATCTCCCAAGGGGTTCCGTGCGTTACTC
- a CDS encoding LLM class flavin-dependent oxidoreductase — MTAYSVLDLAPVTEGSDIRQALHNSRDLARHVEQLGFTRFWMAEHHNMTGVASAATAVALGFVASGTERIRIGSGGVMLPNHSPLVIAEQYGTLAELYPDRVDLGLGRAPGTDGATMQALRRDPMTAADRFPDDVQELQAYLEPLRDGQRIKAVPGYGTRIPIWLLGSSLYSAQLAAALGLPFAFASHFAPDMLDQALAIYRERFQPSAFMDTPYSAAAANLFAADTDAEGRRLQTSMMQQFVALRRGTPGKMPPPVDDIDSIGSPMERMQVEHALVESAVGSPQSVRRWLAAFISRTQVDEVILNGPIFDHAARLKSFSIAAEAMQGL, encoded by the coding sequence ATGACCGCCTATTCCGTTCTTGATCTTGCTCCCGTTACCGAAGGGTCCGATATTCGCCAGGCACTGCACAACAGCCGCGATCTGGCGCGCCACGTTGAACAACTGGGTTTCACCCGTTTCTGGATGGCCGAACACCACAACATGACCGGCGTTGCCAGCGCCGCCACCGCCGTGGCACTGGGCTTTGTGGCGTCAGGCACCGAACGCATTCGCATCGGTTCCGGCGGTGTGATGCTGCCCAACCATTCGCCGCTGGTGATTGCCGAACAATACGGCACGCTGGCAGAACTGTATCCGGATCGGGTCGATCTCGGCTTGGGCCGGGCACCCGGTACCGACGGCGCCACCATGCAGGCATTGCGTCGCGACCCGATGACCGCCGCCGACCGTTTCCCCGACGACGTGCAGGAATTGCAGGCTTATCTGGAACCGTTGCGCGACGGTCAACGCATTAAGGCTGTGCCCGGTTATGGCACGCGTATTCCGATCTGGCTGTTGGGATCGAGTCTGTATTCCGCGCAACTGGCTGCGGCCTTGGGCCTGCCGTTCGCATTCGCTTCGCATTTCGCACCGGACATGCTCGACCAGGCGCTGGCAATTTACCGCGAGCGCTTCCAGCCATCGGCATTTATGGACACACCCTACAGTGCCGCCGCCGCCAATCTGTTTGCAGCCGATACCGACGCCGAAGGCCGCCGTCTGCAAACCTCAATGATGCAACAGTTCGTTGCCTTGCGCCGTGGCACACCGGGCAAGATGCCGCCGCCGGTCGATGACATCGACAGCATCGGTTCGCCCATGGAACGCATGCAGGTGGAGCACGCTCTGGTGGAATCGGCCGTGGGTTCGCCGCAGAGCGTGCGTCGCTGGTTAGCGGCTTTTATCAGCCGCACTCAGGTCGATGAAGTGATATTAAATGGCCCGATTTTCGACCACGCAGCCCGGCTGAAATCGTTCAGCATTGCCGCTGAGGCGATGCAGGGGCTGTAA
- a CDS encoding alcohol dehydrogenase catalytic domain-containing protein, which produces MISKTMKAIVCHGPYDYRLEDRDVPTPGKHELLIKIVACGICASDCKCRSGAAMFWGGDNPWVKAPVISGHEFFGEVVAAGEDAEAHFNVAVGDRAIAEQIVPCGKCRYCRTGSYWMCEVHNIFGFQRYVAEGGMAEYLLVTEHCRVHKIPENISDDDAAFIEPMSCGIHAVNRGDIQLDDVVVIAGAGPIGLGMVQAAKLKSPRKLIVIDMVEERLELAKTFGADVVLNPAKDDVETEVRALTDGYGCDVYIEATGVPAGVVQGLNIIRKLGRFVEFSVFGKETSVDWSIIGDRKELDIRGAHLAPYTYETTIDLFSRGLITSKGIVTHRMKLADYEKGFELADSTDSIKVLLQP; this is translated from the coding sequence ATGATCAGTAAAACAATGAAAGCCATCGTTTGTCATGGACCCTACGACTATCGCCTGGAAGACCGGGATGTACCTACGCCGGGAAAACACGAATTGCTCATTAAAATTGTCGCCTGCGGTATCTGCGCCAGCGACTGCAAATGCCGTTCGGGTGCCGCCATGTTCTGGGGCGGAGACAACCCCTGGGTTAAGGCGCCGGTGATTTCCGGCCACGAATTTTTCGGTGAAGTGGTCGCCGCCGGAGAAGATGCCGAAGCGCACTTCAACGTGGCTGTAGGCGACCGTGCCATTGCCGAGCAAATTGTACCCTGCGGCAAATGTCGCTATTGCCGAACGGGCAGTTATTGGATGTGCGAAGTGCACAATATCTTTGGCTTCCAACGTTATGTAGCCGAAGGTGGCATGGCTGAATATTTGCTCGTTACCGAGCACTGCCGGGTGCACAAAATTCCGGAAAATATCAGCGATGACGACGCGGCTTTTATCGAACCCATGTCGTGCGGCATTCATGCGGTAAATCGCGGTGATATTCAGTTAGACGATGTGGTTGTTATTGCCGGTGCCGGGCCGATTGGTCTGGGCATGGTGCAGGCTGCCAAACTCAAGTCCCCGCGCAAATTGATTGTGATCGATATGGTTGAAGAACGCCTGGAACTGGCAAAAACCTTCGGTGCTGATGTGGTGCTCAACCCCGCCAAAGACGACGTTGAAACCGAAGTCCGCGCCCTGACCGATGGCTATGGTTGCGATGTTTACATCGAAGCGACCGGCGTTCCGGCTGGCGTAGTACAGGGCCTGAACATCATCCGCAAGTTGGGTCGATTTGTGGAATTCAGCGTGTTTGGTAAAGAAACCAGCGTCGATTGGTCGATCATCGGTGATCGCAAAGAATTGGACATTCGTGGTGCTCACCTGGCGCCTTACACCTATGAAACCACCATCGACTTGTTCAGTCGTGGACTGATCACCTCCAAAGGCATTGTGACGCATCGCATGAAGCTGGCGGATTACGAAAAAGGTTTTGAACTGGCCGACTCAACCGACTCCATCAAGGTGTTGTTGCAGCCGTGA
- a CDS encoding sugar ABC transporter ATP-binding protein — protein MNPTLELSGVSKSFPGVKALTDISLSVGAGEIRALLGENGAGKSTLMKILSGIYQPDSGQIKVQGTVCHFKDYNSAISAGIGIIFQEFSLIPYLDAVDNIFLGRAICNKFGLLNYKAMRQRVEQIFASLNIDLQIDVPVYKLSVAEQQFVEIAKALSLNANILILDEPTATLTPNEADHLFAIMRELKKQGVTMIFISHHMEEIFEICDTVTVLRDGCYVGDMAVQDSTTDQLVEMMVGRKIENSFPPHTPIDYATTEKVLEVAAIQLTSNAPVNCFDLYKGEVLGFSGLVGSGRTETVMGLIGATKVHQKKVVVNGKPAKLKDPAEALRNGIGLLPESRKAQGLITAFAVRDNISINNLKKYTFPVGILDVEAERADSETLVRKLSIKTPNVDSVVVNLSGGNQQKIVIARWLNHQCNILIFDEPTRGIDVGAKAEIYNLIRELTALGFAVIMISSELPEVIGMSDRVAVFRQGKLVRTLSREEVSSNHIIKLATGGIEYDRAV, from the coding sequence ATGAATCCGACACTTGAGCTCAGTGGCGTCAGTAAGTCGTTCCCGGGTGTAAAAGCACTGACCGACATTTCCCTAAGTGTGGGCGCAGGGGAAATACGGGCACTGCTGGGAGAAAACGGCGCCGGAAAATCCACCTTGATGAAAATACTGTCTGGCATTTATCAGCCCGACAGCGGGCAGATAAAAGTGCAGGGAACTGTCTGCCATTTTAAGGACTACAACAGCGCCATCAGCGCCGGCATCGGCATTATTTTTCAGGAATTCAGCCTGATTCCCTATCTCGATGCGGTCGACAATATTTTCCTGGGTCGGGCCATCTGTAACAAATTTGGCCTGTTGAATTACAAAGCAATGCGCCAACGCGTTGAGCAGATTTTTGCATCGCTCAACATTGATCTGCAGATTGATGTGCCGGTCTACAAACTCAGCGTTGCAGAACAGCAATTTGTTGAAATTGCCAAAGCGCTGTCGCTGAACGCCAACATCCTGATCCTGGATGAACCGACAGCAACGCTGACGCCCAACGAAGCCGACCATCTGTTCGCCATCATGCGTGAGCTGAAGAAACAAGGCGTCACCATGATTTTTATCTCCCATCACATGGAAGAAATCTTCGAGATCTGCGACACCGTTACCGTGCTGCGCGACGGTTGTTACGTGGGCGATATGGCCGTGCAAGACAGCACAACCGATCAATTGGTGGAAATGATGGTGGGCCGGAAAATTGAAAACAGTTTCCCGCCGCACACACCCATCGACTACGCCACCACCGAAAAAGTACTGGAAGTTGCAGCCATTCAATTAACCAGCAATGCCCCGGTTAATTGTTTCGATCTCTACAAAGGCGAAGTGCTGGGATTTTCCGGATTAGTGGGTTCGGGCCGAACCGAAACGGTGATGGGGTTGATCGGCGCAACCAAAGTTCATCAGAAGAAGGTGGTCGTCAACGGCAAGCCGGCCAAGCTCAAAGACCCGGCCGAGGCACTGCGCAACGGCATCGGCTTATTGCCAGAAAGCCGTAAGGCGCAGGGGTTGATCACCGCCTTTGCGGTACGCGACAACATCTCGATTAACAACCTGAAGAAATACACCTTTCCCGTCGGAATTCTGGATGTGGAGGCTGAACGGGCCGACTCGGAAACCCTGGTCAGAAAGCTGTCGATCAAAACCCCGAACGTCGATTCGGTGGTGGTGAATTTAAGCGGCGGCAATCAACAAAAAATCGTCATCGCACGTTGGCTCAACCACCAATGCAACATCCTCATTTTTGATGAACCTACGCGCGGCATCGACGTCGGTGCCAAAGCTGAAATTTACAACCTGATACGGGAACTCACCGCCCTCGGATTCGCCGTCATCATGATTTCCTCCGAACTGCCGGAAGTGATCGGCATGTCAGATCGCGTAGCGGTATTTCGACAAGGAAAACTGGTGCGAACTCTGAGTCGGGAAGAGGTGAGTTCGAATCACATAATAAAGCTGGCGACGGGAGGCATTGAATATGACCGCGCAGTCTGA
- a CDS encoding LacI family DNA-binding transcriptional regulator: protein MSKRNQVTIRDIAKQVNMTTITVSRALNHPEKVKPSSLEKILKAVDELNYVPNAFAKNLKSKSSNIIGVVTDSIDNPFYAEMIKSVSREAKSHNYSIMLFDTDGVEELEMRAVETLLGYNVAGILLSPILDNLTYRPSYIDKLIRHHMPVVMVDRVLYDTPFSRVVLNNMDSGYQMGRHLMAQNIRRILIISGPMSSPISKNRLAGFLKAVEESGKVLDYDVVYADYTMNPAYDKALHYLKYHEIPDAILGINELITLGAMKAVRDFDLEDRNVLVAGVSQLPYAEIYGITYPTIAHDPTMTGVKAMELLFQEMNSGDNETKEVVIDGKLQV from the coding sequence ATGAGTAAGCGTAACCAAGTTACGATTCGGGACATTGCCAAACAGGTCAACATGACCACCATTACGGTGTCACGGGCGTTGAATCATCCGGAAAAAGTTAAACCATCGTCGCTGGAAAAAATCCTCAAAGCCGTCGATGAATTGAACTATGTGCCGAACGCTTTCGCTAAAAATCTGAAGTCAAAAAGCAGCAATATTATTGGCGTTGTTACTGACAGCATCGACAACCCCTTTTACGCCGAAATGATCAAGTCAGTTTCCCGTGAAGCCAAATCGCATAATTACTCGATTATGCTGTTCGATACCGACGGCGTTGAAGAGCTGGAAATGCGAGCGGTGGAAACCTTGCTGGGCTATAACGTGGCGGGCATTTTGCTGTCTCCGATACTGGACAACCTCACCTATCGCCCCAGCTACATCGACAAATTGATTCGCCACCACATGCCCGTGGTGATGGTGGATCGCGTGCTGTATGACACTCCGTTCAGCCGAGTGGTGCTGAATAATATGGACAGTGGCTATCAGATGGGCCGGCATTTGATGGCGCAAAATATTCGCCGGATTTTAATCATCAGCGGGCCGATGAGTTCACCAATTTCGAAGAATCGATTGGCGGGTTTTTTAAAGGCCGTGGAAGAGTCAGGCAAGGTTCTGGATTACGATGTGGTATACGCCGATTACACCATGAATCCTGCCTACGACAAGGCACTGCATTACCTGAAATACCACGAAATTCCGGATGCTATTTTAGGCATTAATGAACTTATAACGTTGGGGGCCATGAAAGCGGTGCGGGATTTTGATCTCGAAGATCGCAATGTTCTGGTCGCCGGTGTCAGCCAACTGCCCTATGCCGAAATATATGGCATCACCTATCCCACCATTGCGCACGATCCGACCATGACGGGCGTAAAGGCCATGGAGTTGCTGTTTCAGGAAATGAACAGCGGCGACAATGAAACCAAAGAAGTGGTCATCGACGGCAAGTTGCAAGTCTAA
- a CDS encoding ABC transporter permease, which yields MTAQSELKKRYGFSGSIKWLTRSSAFYPFIGLIVVTVFMSFMNEHFFTESNLINIARQVSIISIIAVGMTFAILTGGIDLSVGPVMALSGTIMAGLMVLGLPMELSILAGIGVGILFGFFNGFCIAVWALPPIIVTLATMGIARGLALIYTGGYPLSGLPESFSFFGRGTLFGVQTPIVIMLLVYLVAWVVLHKTPVGRYIYAIGGNEEATRLSGVRVNRYKVLVYSISGCTAAISGLVLTSRLMSGQPNAGVAFELDAIAAVVIGGTAIAGGRGAIIGTLVGAMLLGVLNNGLNMIGMSPYAQTVIKGFIILVAIYIGRDRNIKK from the coding sequence ATGACCGCGCAGTCTGAACTTAAAAAACGGTATGGATTTTCCGGCTCGATTAAATGGTTAACACGGTCATCGGCGTTTTACCCATTCATCGGTTTGATCGTCGTGACAGTGTTTATGAGCTTCATGAACGAGCATTTTTTTACCGAAAGTAATCTGATCAATATCGCTCGTCAGGTCTCGATTATTTCGATCATCGCCGTGGGCATGACGTTCGCCATTTTAACCGGTGGTATCGACCTCTCGGTCGGTCCGGTAATGGCGTTATCGGGCACCATCATGGCGGGATTAATGGTGTTGGGTTTGCCCATGGAATTATCGATTTTGGCGGGCATTGGCGTTGGTATTTTGTTCGGTTTCTTCAACGGATTCTGCATCGCGGTTTGGGCGTTACCACCCATCATCGTCACCCTGGCAACCATGGGTATCGCACGCGGCCTGGCGCTGATTTACACCGGCGGCTATCCGCTTTCCGGCTTGCCTGAATCGTTCTCGTTTTTCGGGCGCGGCACGCTGTTCGGCGTTCAAACACCCATCGTCATTATGTTGCTGGTGTATCTGGTTGCCTGGGTTGTGCTGCACAAAACCCCGGTCGGCCGCTACATCTACGCCATCGGTGGCAATGAAGAAGCGACGCGTCTCAGCGGAGTCAGAGTCAATCGCTACAAGGTTTTGGTGTACAGCATCAGCGGTTGCACTGCCGCCATTTCTGGTCTGGTTCTTACTTCCCGATTAATGAGCGGACAACCCAATGCCGGCGTGGCGTTTGAGTTAGATGCCATCGCCGCCGTCGTGATTGGCGGCACCGCCATTGCCGGTGGACGCGGCGCCATCATCGGCACGCTGGTCGGTGCCATGTTGCTGGGTGTGCTGAATAACGGCCTGAATATGATCGGCATGTCGCCCTACGCCCAGACCGTAATCAAAGGATTCATCATTTTGGTGGCTATCTACATCGGCCGTGATCGAAACATTAAAAAATAA
- a CDS encoding ABC transporter substrate-binding protein — MKTIPTIRQLALTACAVFTLGSASADDLLIGMSFQEMNNEYFVVMHQALEDAAESMGADVVVTDARHNVAKQVSDIEDMVQRGIDILLINPTDSVGVQSAVRYAKDEGVIVVAVDAQAEGPIDAFVGSRNQHAGYLACDYLATSLGGKGEIAILDGIPVVPILERVEGCREAIAEHPDMSIVTVQNGQQQRSVALSVTENMLAAHPDLAGIFSVNDGGAMGSYAAINASGRNVKLVSVDGAPDAIAAMQEPNSLFVATAAQYPRDQVRLGLGVAMAKYWGANVPSQIPVDVTLIDQDAAPSFSW; from the coding sequence ATGAAAACCATACCTACGATCAGACAACTCGCCCTTACTGCCTGCGCAGTGTTCACCCTGGGTTCGGCGTCCGCCGACGACCTGTTGATCGGCATGTCCTTTCAGGAAATGAACAACGAATACTTCGTGGTTATGCATCAGGCACTGGAAGACGCGGCCGAAAGCATGGGCGCCGACGTGGTGGTTACAGATGCGCGCCACAACGTTGCCAAGCAGGTCAGTGATATTGAAGACATGGTCCAGCGCGGCATCGACATCCTGCTCATCAACCCGACGGATTCGGTCGGCGTGCAATCAGCCGTGCGTTACGCCAAAGACGAAGGCGTCATTGTGGTTGCAGTGGATGCCCAGGCCGAAGGTCCGATTGACGCCTTTGTCGGTTCGCGTAACCAGCATGCCGGTTACCTGGCGTGCGATTACCTAGCGACATCGCTCGGTGGTAAAGGTGAAATCGCCATCCTCGACGGCATTCCGGTCGTGCCCATTCTGGAGCGTGTCGAAGGTTGCCGCGAAGCCATTGCCGAGCATCCGGACATGTCCATCGTCACCGTGCAGAACGGTCAGCAACAGCGCTCTGTTGCGTTGTCTGTAACCGAAAACATGCTGGCAGCGCATCCTGATCTGGCCGGAATCTTCAGCGTCAACGACGGCGGTGCCATGGGTTCCTATGCCGCCATCAACGCCAGTGGTCGTAACGTGAAGCTGGTCAGCGTCGATGGTGCACCCGATGCCATTGCCGCCATGCAGGAACCGAACTCGCTGTTCGTTGCTACCGCCGCTCAATATCCGCGTGACCAGGTTCGCCTGGGTCTGGGTGTTGCCATGGCTAAGTACTGGGGTGCCAACGTGCCCAGCCAGATCCCGGTCGACGTGACGTTGATCGACCAGGACGCTGCGCCAAGTTTTAGCTGGTAA
- a CDS encoding class I adenylate-forming enzyme family protein — MTQQFVGQSLDHWSMQFGDRVALSNGSNVVCWHELLQNVKRLAGHLEPAGAVALELADPIELATAFLAVVRAGGRALVYDPSWSLYQRAQLGSQLHPTTTLDSAGLQQRLADASGPIDATHRPAATDPFYVGFTSGSTGLPKGYRRHHASWLNSFDVSQQLFDFTQNDVVMAPGSLATSLHLYGVLQALQAGIRVTLVSRFQPRSVLEEMREQNVTVLYSTPTQLQLLLQASQRRSGSALTQVRHLIVSGSKWSQHTRHAIKQLFPNARLTEFYGTSEMSFVSLRNDTQDAPETSVGRPVPGVDIRIGEHPDRPLSTGEVGRIWVRSPLLFDGYECGGGEETRRHGPWLTVGDHGYLDQAGWLYLAGREKRMIVSSGFNFYPEEMELWLAQLPGVQHAAVVGLPDALRGQRIEACISSNRAITDAELLQHCAERFPIHQCPRTWHRLADWPITSSGKTDFNQLKAQLMAVSQ, encoded by the coding sequence ATGACGCAACAGTTTGTAGGCCAGTCGCTGGATCATTGGTCAATGCAGTTCGGTGACCGCGTTGCACTGAGCAATGGGTCCAACGTCGTCTGCTGGCACGAGCTTCTGCAAAACGTAAAACGCCTGGCAGGCCACCTTGAACCGGCGGGTGCAGTCGCGCTTGAGTTGGCCGATCCGATTGAATTGGCTACCGCATTTTTGGCGGTTGTCAGAGCCGGCGGTCGGGCCTTGGTCTACGATCCGAGCTGGTCGCTGTACCAGCGTGCTCAACTTGGTTCACAACTGCACCCGACCACTACGCTGGATTCCGCCGGGCTACAACAACGGCTGGCCGACGCCTCAGGTCCAATTGACGCAACGCATCGACCAGCGGCAACGGATCCGTTCTACGTTGGTTTTACCTCCGGTTCCACCGGTTTGCCGAAAGGGTATCGGCGCCATCATGCGTCCTGGTTGAACAGTTTCGACGTCAGCCAACAGTTGTTTGATTTCACTCAAAACGACGTCGTGATGGCACCCGGCAGCCTGGCAACATCGCTGCATCTGTATGGTGTGTTGCAGGCTTTGCAGGCGGGGATCCGCGTCACCTTGGTATCGCGCTTCCAACCCCGGTCGGTTCTGGAAGAAATGCGCGAGCAAAACGTCACCGTGCTCTACAGCACGCCGACGCAACTGCAATTGCTGTTGCAAGCCAGCCAGCGCCGCTCCGGGTCAGCCTTAACTCAGGTTCGACACCTCATTGTCAGCGGTTCCAAATGGTCACAACACACCCGTCATGCCATTAAGCAGCTGTTTCCAAATGCCCGCCTGACGGAGTTCTACGGCACCTCGGAAATGAGCTTTGTCAGTCTGCGCAACGACACCCAAGACGCCCCGGAAACGTCGGTGGGCCGACCAGTTCCGGGCGTCGACATTCGCATTGGCGAACACCCTGATCGGCCGCTATCGACGGGCGAGGTCGGTCGCATTTGGGTGCGCAGCCCGCTGTTATTCGACGGCTATGAATGCGGTGGTGGTGAAGAAACACGCCGGCATGGACCGTGGCTGACCGTTGGTGACCACGGCTACCTCGACCAGGCCGGCTGGCTGTATCTGGCCGGTCGGGAAAAACGCATGATCGTCAGCAGCGGTTTCAATTTCTATCCGGAAGAGATGGAACTTTGGCTGGCACAGTTACCCGGTGTTCAACACGCTGCGGTTGTCGGCCTGCCCGATGCCTTGCGCGGTCAACGCATTGAAGCCTGTATCAGTAGCAATCGTGCGATAACCGATGCCGAATTGCTGCAACATTGCGCTGAGCGGTTCCCAATCCATCAATGTCCCCGCACCTGGCACCGCTTGGCCGACTGGCCGATAACGTCGAGCGGCAAAACCGACTTCAACCAATTAAAGGCGCAGCTTATGGCGGTCAGCCAATGA